The Corythoichthys intestinalis isolate RoL2023-P3 chromosome 1, ASM3026506v1, whole genome shotgun sequence genomic interval tctcacctccagatagggttttgctgtttaaatttttttttcttatatgtcctcctgttcaaaatttatcttcccccagaaaattgagattttaagctttccaataatgtatcacacatgcatatcggacaattttgaaatttggtcaaattgggggtctcagagcggaacttccaagtcacctgagtgttttccgccatatatattggaTAGAAAAAGAACAGCACCTGAAAAATCATTTCAACAACAAAAGAGGCTCAAGGGAAAccgaataaataaaatgctttttccacTGTAAATGCGTGGCAGGAATcagaatattttgtcacaccctgcAATTCAAAGGTTTTTACCCAGTGTGAACTCTTGCGTGCCTTACTAAACTTCCTTTCTGAgcaaatcttttaccacaaagtgagcaTGCAAAAGGTTTTTCCCCAGTGTGTATGCGCTTATGTTTTTCTAAACTATCCTTCCGAGAAAACcctttaccacaaagtgtgcaggcgaaaggcttttctccagtgtgtgtacgcttatgcgtttttaaatcacttttctgattaaatcttttatcacaaattgtgcaggcgaaaggcttctctccagtgtgattgcttgtgtgaatgtttaaaCCTCTCTTATCGATGTATCTTTTATCACAAagcgtgcaggcaaaaggcttctccccGGTGTGTTTACGCATGTGTGCCATTAAATTACGTTTCCAAGAAAATGATTTATCACAGAatgagcagggaaaaggtttcCCAACCATGCATTCCTTGGTGTCTCTTTTCAATGATGACTTCTTTAaagattttgaagcattttggtcaaagtcatCACCCTCCTCATCAGTATTAAAGTCAGAAGAATGTGACGTTATGTCGTCGCTGTCCGAAAGCGGTGCTGAGAGGCTGTCCGGTTGCGATCGTCCCTCTACTTTTGCTGTCACGTGCTGAAATGGACTGTCGGTCAAAAGGTTCGCTGCTCCGCTCTCTTGCCTCGGTCTTTTGTCTTCTTCGCTCTTCACACTGACACACATTGGAAACATGTTGATTTCAACTTCCTGGTCTTCTTCTTTCATGTCGGGGGTCTCTGGCTCTGCCTCCTGTTTGATGAACGGCATCTCGGACTCCTCTTCCTGTTTGACATGGAGGGGATCGTGCTTCTCATGTTGAAGATCTTCTACAGTGACATCTGTGGGACACTGGgtggaaaaagaaaatcatgTGATTTGTTGATGTTGGCGATATGGAGAAAAATACAGGTAGTTCCTGGGACTacccgacgtacccgacttacgttaTTTCGACTGTacgatgaatttatttttattattatttgaatgttgacttttgttttgtgatgcatgtttttattttgacgtAGGAAGTgtggagcaggtagtacttccgcacgcgaGACTCACACATGAAGTAGAACGTAGGCCTGTTGCAATCaaaaattttagtaggcgatatattgtctcaaATTATttccgatatgcgatattattgtcagacttttttcttttaacaattcaacttaagcctgtcgcattatgcaataattccatttatcgcacggtaaataaaaataaaggcggtaatttttccgctgcgatttatcgcctcggcgCGCGTGCAGCtgacatgctgttaaaagttcggcttccttgttaccaactacacaAAATACATTTTCGTTCTGggcccggcaaaaaatagcgccggagccaatttgttcccattatacagttgcggtcaaaagtttacatacacttgtgaagaacataatgtcatggctctcttgagtttccagttatttctacaactctgatttttctccgatagagtgattggaacggatacttctttgtcacaaaaaacattcatgaagtttggttcttttatgactttattatgggttaacagaaaaagtgatcaaatctgctgggtcaaaaatatacatacagcaacacgaattagcaatttcttgtgagtgattattgacttgaacaagtcaggaaagtcacttggagccatttcaaagcagctgcaggtcccaagagcaacagtgcaaacaattgtttgtaagtataaagtgcatggcactggttTgttactgccacgatcaggaagaaaacgcaagctatcacctgctgctgagagaaaattggtcaggagggtgaagattcaaccgagaatcaccaaaaagcagatctgccaagaattagaagctgctggaacacaggtgtcagtgtccacagtcaagcgtgttttgcatctccacggactgagaggctgccgtgcaagaaggaagcccttgctccaaaagcggcaccttaaggctcgactgaagtttgctgctgatctcatggacaaagataagaccttctggaggaaagttctgtggtcagacgaaacaaaaatcgagctgtttggccacaatgcccagcaatatgtttggaggagaaaaggtgaggcctttaaccccaagtacaccatgcctactgtcaagcacggtggtggtagtattatgctgtggggctgttttgctgccaatggaactggtgctttacagagagtaaatggaataatgaagaaggaggattaccttcaaatttttcaagataacctaacgtcatcagcccgaagattgggtcttgggcgcggttgggtgttccaacaggacaatgaccccaaacacacatcaaaagtggtaatggaatggctaaatcaggctagaattaaggttttcgaatggccttcccaaagtcccattgagaacttgtggacaatgctgaagaaacacgtccatgtcagaaagccatcaaatttaactgaactgcaccaattctggcaagaggagtggtcaaagattcaaccagaagcttgccagaagcgtctaattgaagtgaaaatggccaagggacatgttaccaaatattagcgctgctgtatgtatatttttgacccagcagatttgatcacttttttctgttcacccataataaagtcatacaagaaccaaactttatgaatgttttttgtgacaaagaagtatctgttccaatcactctatcagagaaaaatcagagttgtagaaataactggaaactcaagagagccatgacattatgttcttcacaagtgtatgcaaacttttgaccacaactgtatcctattgttcaacgtataccggccgtgtCGGTGCTCCGGATTGATTGCGGACCATCTTCGCCGTGCCGGAGTGCGCTGGATGGTTTAGACtattttttagtttagtgcagtttaagtttagtgcaggtggaggaaaaaaaagaaaagatgacgcttaccattgaaatgaagatgtaaatgatagcaaaatataagcatggtgtgtgtatccatgaactgggtcgacaataggggcatagaatgtcgatctcggccggcggtcctcctccgttcgccattttttataagttaaggtgacagttcttattgtggtaacattgccaaagaaatcatCAGCttggtcaggtttctaatcatttattccatcaactcgccgagtgtccactgctgttgacgccaggatcgaaacagaaagtaaaatagtgCTCTCCTGCTCactgtcagccccgcggtgtgtTCTTGTATAgtaaaaaagtccgccacattaaacccgattcgttacattattacaggtactgtactgtattattattattattattgctattattattttattgttattctgatttttattcataatttacttgttttgctctttgtaattgctatttgcaatagtaacagcagtatttattaaggatgtagtgtgggtttttgggctgtggaacgaattaatggaattataatgtattcttatgggaaaatgctgctcgacatacgaccatttcgacttacaaacaagctcctggaacgaattaacttcgtatgtagaggtacgacTGTATTACACATGGCATGgagaaaaagttttcatttgcctagatgcttaaattatcaagtggaatattatttttttctttaaaaaaaaccattttatgtattctgtgtttctgtgcagtatcaatattgttgtcttttactaaaaAGAGGTACGGTCTATTGTTTTAGTTGAGATttctcaaaaagtatttttgaatttaagcgtaaacatttattgcgtttaaatgggtggacGTGATCTATTAATTTACTGTGTTCTCACAATGTTATtgtaatttcttttttaattggggggtgcaataatatcgcatatcgcaataatttatgaaataaactatcgcacactaaaatttgtctcACTAAAACTATCAATGCAGtgacaattagagatgtcccgatcgatcggcatcggcaaaaaaatatcggccatgcttttttttaatacatatatttttaattaaatcgttttcttgttgtatttaaagttacagacataatatattacactcatccagagtctttagtttaggcttaatgtagggttatcaaaaatgtcccaataacggcggcaattaatttattgaaaAATGGGTCCCGTTAGAATATTTAACGCCATCATAATATACGCTGCACGATCCTCTCACTCAAACTGAGATGACGTCGTTTTACCTttatagagataaaaggcagcgcaatatgagtagagagaactttagcagcctttgaagcctttcttCATTTGGCTAttaccttgcaatccctctccctatgtttAGAAATATTATGGGAAGcattgtggggaagcaaggtggcaataaaTCTTTGTCCTTACACCTCAAGTTATTtcgcaaagcagagaagatatatcaattgatagcacaacgcacagtcatggttttacttcccatcatggttccacgcccatcatgcattggggcatacctgcagtatcatttactgaaagctcaacaaatacactagatggcaatatttactcacaatacacaaagtcacaagtctttctatccgtggatccctctcacagaaagaatgttaataatgtaaatgccatcttgaggatttattatcataataaacaaatacagtatttatgtactgtatgttgaatgtatatattcgtccgagttttattcatttttttcttaatgcattgccaaaatgtatatgatcgggaaaaattttcgggaatgattggaattgaatcgggagcaaaaaaacatgatcggaacaaccctagtgacaatacatcctcataaatcacccattcaaatgcaattAATTGATTcaattaaataaaacacaaactatatttaaaataatacatattaaaaaaaacaatgcatcagTCATTTTAAATCTAAttaagtgcagaatatgaaataggtgagaaatccaatgtcatttttgttgtctgccaaTTAGACCCCATTAAATGTTATtctgatccaaaatgactgtcatcttgtcgtGCAAAGTGCGCATTTtaacaaatttgaagccaaattattatcattaattacatcatattatcattgataatcagattttttataatgggtgccATTTTAAATCTATTCTtattgtagaatctgaagtatgtgagattgCCCCGAGAAATCAGAACATGGCATGCTTTTACTTTTaagtgttcaccggaagtacgttagcTAAAccactaaccgtaagctttacactcagtataaaaaaaaaaaaaaattttaagaaGTGCACCTCGCGTTTCATCATGCATGGtcgttaatacattttttttgtccgCATCGTTTTCAAATGCTGTAGtccagcgagttttcatgttaAAAGTGTTACTTTTTAACCTCAATTTTGCATGAACTTGATCACATATATGATGTACATATACGGAATGTCGGGGATGGAGACAAAGTCATTACATTGCACGCCCTGAAAATATGCCCTGTGGCAAACACAGATCACTCACTGCTCGTTGATGTGCATGCTGCCTGAACTGTAACAGCTGTATACAatagagctgcttgactggatgcTGAGTGCACTGGACAGAATTTTCGGAACAATGCGACCTATGCCAAACCAACGCCCATGTCCGGCCAACACcttcacatctggatattcctcCCTACACAAATCTGACAATCATCCTAATCAATGAACTCACACTAATCGACAATATTGCTTAAGTGCTATGGCAAATCAATAACTTTTGGGAAGAAAATTCATGTTGGGGGGGCTCATGTAATGTGATGTATGCAACACTACCATGTTTGATTCTGCATCCATGGCTGCAGGGGGACGGGTCCtttataagcatatgcttctcccgtctgcccttgtctttcttcggttctttctttcttcgggcaaatcatatcacattttgcaactgtcaatgataccgatgatgatgacaaaaaacatttcattcattcattgctgCTTCCAGCCAACATGACACGCTTGCTGCAGcgtaactaaaaaaataaataaataaaaatttcgaaatatggaacgaccaacacatcgtaTTTAAATCACGCTTTGACTTATTGCATGTTGTCACAGGCTTatttctgtttgaagtgggagtggaATGAATGACTGTTCATCCCCTACCACAccttccagttcaaacggattggacggcaacttgtgataaactcatttacattcacaacagaaggataAAATTAGCTTGTTTTCCTGTTCATTACTTGTTTtgcagaatatcctagaatgatttcctgaccgatATTTGTTGTGTCGCATTATCGTGAAATCATCATTATAGTGAGCCACAtatcaccagtgttgtcagtaacgtgttagttagtaacgcgttactgtaatctgattactttatttCAGTTACGAGTAAtcgaacgcgttcatttttctacaccagtaatgtgattaaagttagtttccttagtgtctctgcgtttctattttttcattgcctcataatgtatgtagaatgaagaatattgtagtcatgcacgaagagcattttgaatacaaaatgctaaaataaaaggttcccagtacgtgtttccatgacaacctctcagCTACTTCCcgttttggtctcgcgtcacatgtgttgtgggactgaaaaAAGCTAGTGATGTGTCGGTCGTAAACGAGCCGGTACAAAGAGCCGACTCTTTGAAGTAAAGGACGAGagccggcacaacaccggcaccCTACCTCAAGAGCCGGCTCTTTATTTTCCctccctctcaccctccctccctccctctctctctctcgccctcgCTTTTTCACGTGTCTGAAGCGGGGTGTGGCAGTTGCTCAGGTGAGGGAGTGCCGTGCGCAGAGAGGGAGAAAGGAAGAGAAAGGGGAGGGGCCAGGGGCTTGGTAGTACAGCACGCCACGCCACGGAGTGCACGCCACGCTGAGCACCGTCCGTCGCGTAGCTGCAAGTGCACAGCCACAGACACACAGGAGGAGGAGGACGACAGACAAACGCGGTTTGTAGGCCTTCAAAATGCGCCGAAAACGCAGtaacatttggagacattttaatTGGTCAGATGATAATAGGGCAGAATGCCGTGTCTGCAAACTTAATCCCTTATAGCCTAATGCATCACATTTGTGTatcacttagaatttcattattttgagactctaatttagaaattaaaatttctttttttttttttaatgatggatgcaagtcaacacatccgTCTGCATgttccatgaggaaaaaaaatctggatttagctAAAAGACTGGACAAATAATTACTGAGAGAAGGAGCCAATCAGTCCGTTCAAGTTGAAGTATTTAGGTTTCTtgaatgcaaatttaaaataaagcaaggagtagcttatgttggtaaaataaagcaaggagtagcttatgtttttttttttttcactgccgCTGTTGCAGTtcctactcactatttttgttatgatgcagcatgtttgattgttgttggttgaagtttaattttgttgcttgtttattgtTTGGAGCCATGTTAATGTtcaataaaataagtaaaaacccctttctttgcttgataattgttgctatttgcagtcagtagagtgcaatatttagttcaccaagtaatttatcaaaatatatgctaaatttgtcagaaatatttagaaaaaaagctaaagTTAAAAGAGCCATTTGAGAGCAAAAAAGAGCCAGTAAGCTCTTTTCACTGAGCCGATCCAAATGAACCGGATCACCGAAAAGAGCCGAAAATCCCATCACTAAAAAAGGCGTGggccaggcgggtggacattcgagccgagtgttgagacattgcgagggaatgttgatctgtggatatccatgaatgaaggtgagtatttttctttcattctggagggtgtcagcaaaaggttggaccccctacatgcgcagtcgcttcgtagctttgccggagCAACGACgatgtatttatcgtaaaaagaaaactcataagaaacacagctatttagctatattagcattcaaccactaactaacgcagaacaattacaagactcatataatatactgcatctctgtgtacacatataaccctatgtacaacaaaagacatGTGATCAACATGAAcaggagataaacttacagaaaggtgtatggacccacgtcttttagaactccttattgaattccttactgtagtctgatctttcaccaaaccgtcagtagatggtggtaattccccatgaaacaaagggtgaactaccaacaaaaaagaagaagaagatctactccttctccctcccttactagtaggagccacgtcaacgcaggcaagcACTGCTCCCTAGCGGCCggggggattctcttcaaattggtcccatgaaaaatcatacaaaccagacattttcatgaatttatgaaacccggccggacGCTCCGGAGGGCACGAAATAGGAGGGGAAGTCcgagcaaaagaggacgtttggtcacccttggCTTCATCTtaagagttagcggggtttgattggttggtggagttgatttcaataaattccaagcagtttgtcagaaatTTGTTGGTTTCAGGGCTCCATAGTGGCGAAGATAGCGTGAGTCACCgtgcttatgtgaaaaattctgatgttcccctttaaattcaatcattgtaaagtcaattacatgtgatgacatttttctgttgtcattcttatgttgaggtgggacagggagaaaaatgggtaaaaagtaactgatagattacttttaaagaaagctggttactttgataatgaagtaatcagtaaagtaactagattacttttttgaggcgcaatcattaattaaattactttttcaagtaatccgtgacaacactgcgCATCACAAACCAGCAATGGGATTTTTGTCTTACAGTCGCAATCACTGATAACAGGCGGATCAAAACAATTCTGATATTTCATAAAAAGCATCATAATGTCATAATCTTACCCTCATTTTCTTTCGTTTTTCAGTTGCTCGTCGTGGCCTGGATTAGCACTCCTCGTCATCATCCACGTCTCGATTCTTTGGGCTTCGGTCAGTTGTATTTTGTCGCATCTTTAAGACAAATTTTAAGCTTAAGCAATCGGAATGAGTTAGCGTGTCTTGGCTAGCGAGCTAAGCTAACAAAACTAAGTGAAGTAAGCCTGGGAAGCTTCAACATCAAGCCAAACAAATTCCAATAAGCTTAAAGATAGGACGTTTTAGTCCACTAAATTCTTAGTTGGGTATTCACCCGATGAGAAAACTTTGAAGAAACGCGCTTGATTAGAAGAAGGCTTCAggaaagaactgcaagtctggcGAGGGTACACGGACGTTGCGTCAAGTGAACCGGAAGTACAAACGTTCAGTCCCTGAAACTTCAGGTTTCGGGTCAATCAAcatcatacacatacatattcaAATATCACATATGTATGATAATTTTTACATATGTGATAATTACTCTCTATatatatggctgaaaacacagacaacaacaacttgtgtgtttgatagaacaatatgtctatatgctgccatcgcaaattcatggcgcattaagcccccgaactatttttaatttgtccgttttaccctgaaaacccccttttacagacgtcacgcaaccgcttttgtttcaacccagccataaaacgaaggtaattatatttttcaaaatgtctcttttttttttagcttagaatcattaattaatgtctaaaatttcgttaaaaaaaaaaaaaaaaaaactttaaaaaattattcacttgcatattttaactttaaaacaaataacgtcacaatgaaaaaaaaaggtgaaaaaagtcacggatattaacacataactatcgcttaattgtatttttttcaatactgtcgcattttctccgatatgttagataatcgatccaaacaaagttaaattgaaaaaaaaaaaaaaaaactttaaaggggtaaatatatgaaaatctcgaccaccccttgatgtctgcaatttctgcatcgcgacccttgttatattactatatttcacccataaaatccccccaaaatacggctgtggcaattcacagctgtgccttgacactcagtgatacgtacatactacatggagtttttggatcgaaacaaggtaagtacacgataatatcttgttaaagtcatggcatctgtaattctgctctggcgtgctctcacctccagtaagggttttgctgtttaaaatttttttcttatatgtcctcctgttcaaaatgtttcttcccccagaaaatggaggttttaagctttccaatgatgtatcacacatgcatatcggacaattttgaaatttggttaaattgggggtctcagagcggaacttcaagtcacctgagtattttccgccatatatattggaTAGAAAAAGAACAGCACCTGAAAAATCATTTCAACAACCAAAGAGACTCAAGGGAAACTGAAAATTTTAAATGCTTTTTCCACTGTAAATGCGTGGCAGGAATcagaatattttgtcacacgctGCAATTCAAAGGTTTTTACCTAGTGTGAACTCTTGCGTGCCTTATTAAAGTTCCATTCTGAgcaaatcttttaccacaaagtgagcatgcaaaaggtttttctccagtgtgtatgCGCTTATGTATTTCTAAAATATCCTTCCGAGAAAATCCTTTcccgcaaagtgtgcaggcgaaaggcttctctccagtgtgattgcttgtgtgaatgtttaaaCCTCTCTTATCGAtgtatcttttaccacaaaacgtgcaggcaaaaggcttctctccggtGTGTTTACGCATGTGTGCCATTAAATTACGTTTCCAAGAAAATGATTTATCACAGAatgagcagggaaaaggtttcCCAACCATGCATTCCTTGGTGTCTCTTTTCAATGATGACTTCTTTAaagattttgaagcattttggtcaaagtcatCACCCTCCTCATCAGTATTAAAGTCAGAAGAATGTGACGTTATGTCGTCGCTGTCCAAAAGCGGAGCTGAGAGGCTGTCCGGTTGCGATCGTCCCTCTACTTTTGCTGTCACGTGCTGAAATGGACTGTCGGTCAAAAGGTTCGCTGCTCCGCTCTCTTGCCTCGGTCCTTTGTCTTCTTCGCTCTTCACACTGACACCCATTGGAAACATGTGGATTTCAACTTCCTGGTCTTCTTCTTTCATGTTGGGGGTCTCTGGCTCTGCCTCCTGTTTGATGAACGGCATCTTGGACTCCTCTTCCTGTTTGACGTGGAGGGGATTGTGCTTCTCATGGTGAAGATCTTCTACAGTGACATCTGTGCGACACTGGGTGGaaaaagaaaatgatttgaTTTGTTGATGTTGGCGATATGGAGAAAAATACAGGTAGTTCCTGGGACTACCAAACGTGCCCGACTTACGTTATTTCGACTGTACGAcgaatttgtttttattattattataatgttgacttttgtttttttgatgcaTGTTTTATTTTGGCGTAGGAagtgtagagcaggtagtacttctgcACACGAGACTCACACATGAAGTAGAACGTAGGGCTGTTGCAATCACAAATTTTAGTAagcgatatattgtctcataaattattgccgatatgcgatattagtgtcagactttttttttttaacaattcaacttaagcctgttgcaatatgcaataattccatttaacgcacggtaaataaaaatgaaggcggtaatttttccgctgcgatttatcgcctcgcgtgcacgtgcgtgcggctgacatgctgttaaaaagttcggcttccttgttactagaggtgtgcaaaatttccgattcttagattattcgcgattcggccgtggaagattcgagaacgattcacaaacatccaaattccgattattgaaatatgccaagtaaagcggaagtacacaacactcagcgcgccacgcggtcttcgggatggaacggagcgggagtagctaaacatcttgcttcccattacccggcccctcgggtaatgccaatgctcaactcacggctctagctcaactcatgcaacgagataagaaaacacaacaacatacctgactgctgccgaaaagctgctacagagtttacggtggatatcatttatataggactagatgcataatagatttggtagtgttagcagcacatctacaaaaagctagatgcaggcgttataaacggccgccatcttaaagcagtacacttccctgcaaggctgttgtagcgaacctttcaagcaaacctaattaactttttatctaaaatactcctaaatcggtaaaatattgacttgaatctatctttaaaatagttttaaaactttcacatgtcgaaagtagacaaaagggaaattatggaataacgggagcaattttaacaaatttaacggttgattcacaacattaaattaattgaatgtagtttaaagctgctgatacagaatggggactggagttttttatttaatgttatttttgtaaatttgtttactgctatatgttaacttgatactgatatatagtagtgtggtttagcctgagagtatttttgaactttggaactaatgtacaaaacatttaaaaaaaaaaaaaaaaaaaaaaggaggggggtgcatcaataatcgttttataatcgaatcggagcctctgaatcgtaatcgtaatcgaatcgttaggtgcccaaagattcccagctctacttgttaccaactacacaAAATACATTTTCGTTCTGGGCCcgacaaaaaatagcgccggagccaattttttcccattatatcctattgttcaacgtataccggccacatatgtgctccggattgactgcggaccatcttcgCCGTGCCGGAGTCCGCTGGATGGTTTAGGCTATTTTTTCagtttagtgcagtttaagtttagtgcaggtggataTACGCTAAATATACGCTGCACGATCCGCTCactcattgtcacgctcaatctgagACGACATTTTAcctttatagagagataaaaggtagCGCAATATGAGTAGAGAGAACTTTAGCAGCCTTTGAAGACTTTCTTCAATCGGCTAataccttgcaatccctctccctatgtttAGGAATattatgggaagcaatgtggggaaacaagGTGGCAATAAATCTTTGTCCTTACacgttaagttatttcccaaagcagagaagatatatttaTTgaaagcacgacgcacagtcatggttttacttcccatcatggttccactcccataatgcattggggcatgcctgcagtatcatttactgaaagctcaacaaatacactagatggcaatatttactcacaatacacaaagtcacaagtctttctatcag includes:
- the LOC130915866 gene encoding zinc finger protein 771-like isoform X2 produces the protein MRCPTDVTVEDLQHEKHDPLHVKQEEESEMPFIKQEAEPETPDMKEEDQEVEINMFPMCVSVKSEEDKRPRQESGAANLLTDSPFQHVTAKVEGRSQPDSLSAPLSDSDDITSHSSDFNTDEEGDDFDQNASKSLKKSSLKRDTKECMVGKPFPCSFCDKSFSWKRNLMAHMRKHTGEKPFACTLCDKRYIDKRGLNIHTSNHTGEKPFACTICDKRFNQKSDLKTHKRTHTGEKPFACTLCGKGFSRKDSLEKHKRIHTGEKPFACSLCGKRFAQKGSLVRHARVHTG
- the LOC130915866 gene encoding zinc finger protein 771-like isoform X1, translating into MDAESNMCPTDVTVEDLQHEKHDPLHVKQEEESEMPFIKQEAEPETPDMKEEDQEVEINMFPMCVSVKSEEDKRPRQESGAANLLTDSPFQHVTAKVEGRSQPDSLSAPLSDSDDITSHSSDFNTDEEGDDFDQNASKSLKKSSLKRDTKECMVGKPFPCSFCDKSFSWKRNLMAHMRKHTGEKPFACTLCDKRYIDKRGLNIHTSNHTGEKPFACTICDKRFNQKSDLKTHKRTHTGEKPFACTLCGKGFSRKDSLEKHKRIHTGEKPFACSLCGKRFAQKGSLVRHARVHTG
- the LOC130915876 gene encoding gastrula zinc finger protein XlCGF8.2DB-like; translated protein: MDDDEERLSRPRRATEKRKKMRCRTDVTVEDLHHEKHNPLHVKQEEESKMPFIKQEAEPETPNMKEEDQEVEIHMFPMGVSVKSEEDKGPRQESGAANLLTDSPFQHVTAKVEGRSQPDSLSAPLLDSDDITSHSSDFNTDEEGDDFDQNASKSLKKSSLKRDTKECMVGKPFPCSFCDKSFSWKRNLMAHMRKHTGEKPFACTFCGKRYIDKRGLNIHTSNHTGEKPFACTLCGKGFSRKDILEIHKRIHTGEKPFACSLCGKRFAQNGTLIRHARVHTR